A genomic segment from Janibacter sp. DB-40 encodes:
- a CDS encoding endonuclease, with translation MGHEDIVERLLRDHGTTYAQEAGIRLRDTPAPLFQLLCLTQLFSAPIGASVAVATMRELLGAGWTTPEHLLDSTWQERVDALGRGGYRRYDESTATYLAEMAQLLQERWRGDLRRLHEAAEDEGSLRALLEEFPRVGPTGSGIFCREVQAVWPDLRPQVDERVRQGARAVGLPTDPEKLAALVDGDDVARLTAALVRVDLDD, from the coding sequence ATGGGCCACGAGGACATCGTCGAGCGGCTTCTGCGCGATCACGGGACCACCTACGCGCAGGAGGCGGGGATCCGACTGCGGGACACGCCGGCCCCGCTGTTCCAGCTGCTGTGCCTCACCCAGCTCTTCTCGGCACCCATCGGTGCCTCCGTCGCCGTGGCCACGATGCGCGAGCTGCTCGGGGCAGGATGGACCACACCGGAGCACCTCCTCGACTCGACGTGGCAGGAGCGGGTGGACGCGCTCGGCCGCGGGGGCTACCGCCGGTACGACGAGAGCACGGCGACGTACCTCGCGGAGATGGCCCAGCTGCTGCAGGAGCGGTGGCGGGGTGATCTGCGCCGGCTGCACGAGGCGGCCGAGGACGAAGGGAGCCTGCGTGCCCTGCTGGAGGAGTTTCCCCGCGTCGGCCCGACGGGCTCGGGGATCTTCTGCCGTGAGGTCCAGGCCGTCTGGCCGGACCTGCGGCCGCAGGTCGACGAGCGGGTGCGCCAGGGCGCCAGAGCGGTCGGCCTCCCCACCGACCCGGAGAAGCTCGCCGCGCTCGTCGACGGCGACGATGTCGCCCGGTTGACCGCCGCCCTGGTCCGCGTCGACCTCGACGACTGA
- the ppk2 gene encoding polyphosphate kinase 2, which translates to MQQNLREYIDRLTAEGYTVRDDQGDDPQLIAPNGKAVETWRENYPYDELMTRNDYDVEKYLLQIELLKFQYWTQDTGRRFVLLFEGRDAAGKGGTIKRFTEHLNPRGARVVALTRPSEREEGQWYFQRYIQHLPTRGEIVLFDRSWYNRAGVERVMGFCTDEQYEEFMDQAPKVERMLAEAGVHVTKLWFSVTQQEQRTRFAIRQIDPVRRWKLSPMDLESLDKWEAYTEAKEEMFERTDTKHAPWIVIRSNDKKRGRINAMRYFLNQFDYADKDTSVVFAPDKKVVARGKKVVGD; encoded by the coding sequence ATGCAGCAGAATCTCCGGGAGTACATCGACCGGCTCACGGCCGAGGGGTACACGGTGCGCGACGACCAGGGCGATGACCCGCAGCTCATCGCACCGAACGGCAAGGCGGTGGAGACCTGGCGGGAGAACTACCCCTACGACGAGCTGATGACGCGCAACGACTACGACGTCGAGAAGTACCTGCTGCAGATCGAGCTGCTGAAGTTCCAGTACTGGACGCAGGACACCGGCCGCCGGTTCGTCCTCCTCTTCGAGGGGCGCGACGCGGCCGGCAAGGGCGGCACGATCAAGCGCTTCACCGAGCACCTCAACCCCCGCGGGGCACGGGTCGTGGCGCTGACCCGCCCGAGCGAGCGCGAGGAGGGGCAGTGGTACTTCCAGCGGTACATCCAGCACCTGCCCACGCGGGGCGAGATCGTCCTCTTCGACCGCTCCTGGTACAACCGTGCCGGCGTGGAGCGGGTCATGGGCTTCTGCACGGACGAGCAGTACGAGGAGTTCATGGACCAGGCGCCCAAGGTCGAGCGGATGCTCGCCGAGGCCGGGGTGCACGTCACCAAGCTGTGGTTCTCGGTGACCCAGCAGGAGCAGCGCACCCGCTTCGCCATCCGGCAGATCGACCCGGTGCGCCGGTGGAAGCTCTCGCCCATGGACCTGGAGAGCCTCGACAAGTGGGAGGCCTACACCGAGGCGAAGGAGGAGATGTTCGAGCGGACCGACACCAAGCACGCCCCGTGGATCGTCATCAGGTCCAACGACAAGAAGCGTGGCCGGATCAACGCGATGCGCTATTTCCTCAACCAGTTCGACTACGCGGACAAGGACACCTCGGTCGTCTTCGCGCCGGACAAGAAGGTCGTCGCCCGCGGCAAGAAGGTCGTCGGCGACTGA
- a CDS encoding OsmC family protein: MSQTIDETTTDPNLVTTSVTGALVRGTATEVTLSARQHTFTIDEPAGLGGTDLGANPVEHLLGALASCTVITYQVWAEKLGLRLDGVDVALSGDIDLRGFFGTAEGVRPGFRGIDLEVTLTGPESDADYRRLEEAVSTHCPVADNLTNGVPVRTTLELAAG; this comes from the coding sequence ATGAGCCAGACGATCGACGAGACCACCACCGACCCGAACCTGGTGACCACCTCGGTCACCGGCGCCCTCGTGCGCGGCACCGCCACGGAGGTCACCCTCTCGGCGCGCCAGCACACCTTCACCATCGACGAGCCGGCCGGTCTCGGTGGCACCGACCTCGGCGCCAACCCCGTCGAGCACCTGCTCGGCGCGCTCGCCTCCTGCACGGTCATCACCTACCAGGTGTGGGCGGAGAAGCTGGGCCTGCGCCTGGACGGAGTGGACGTCGCGCTCTCCGGCGACATCGACCTGCGGGGTTTCTTCGGCACCGCCGAGGGCGTGCGGCCGGGCTTCCGGGGCATCGACCTCGAGGTCACCCTGACCGGCCCGGAGAGTGACGCGGACTACCGCCGCCTCGAGGAGGCCGTCTCGACCCACTGCCCGGTCGCGGACAACCTCACCAACGGCGTCCCGGTGCGGACCACGCTCGAGCTGGCCGCCGGCTGA
- a CDS encoding helix-turn-helix transcriptional regulator: MSAREDQNRRLLRARDAMDRDYARPLDIPSLARVALMSPAHFSRQFTATFGETPHRYLQRRRIERAMTMLRDGARSVTDIALDIGYDSLGTFSRTFREITGRSPSEFRAGGDALEVPGCVVRRWTRPSSFGEAPAGPRP; the protein is encoded by the coding sequence ATGTCTGCGCGGGAGGACCAGAACCGGCGGCTGCTGCGCGCCCGGGACGCCATGGACCGGGACTACGCGAGGCCGCTGGACATCCCTTCGCTCGCCCGCGTCGCGCTGATGTCCCCGGCGCACTTCTCGCGGCAGTTCACCGCGACCTTTGGCGAGACCCCGCACCGCTACCTCCAGCGCCGGCGCATCGAGCGCGCGATGACCATGCTGCGCGACGGCGCCCGCTCCGTCACCGACATCGCCCTCGACATCGGCTACGACAGCCTCGGCACCTTCAGCCGGACCTTCCGCGAGATCACCGGGCGCTCACCGAGCGAGTTCCGCGCCGGTGGGGACGCGCTCGAGGTCCCCGGCTGCGTGGTCCGGCGGTGGACCAGACCGAGCAGTTTCGGAGAAGCGCCGGCCGGCCCGCGGCCCTAG
- a CDS encoding SelB C-terminal domain-containing protein, which yields MHVRPLGAGFARLTSGVVLPWRVADRAILRDPGSRRLWSARVVDVDPLPLSRRGAAGRRAEALSTGDLSAVRLRSRGADREEVLGRLGLTAPAGAVRVGDWLVDGTTLADWQARLVAAVREHHRREPLSAGMPVAEAAHHLGLAAHLPPSLGQAAVRALIGPAGLALTDGTVHDPAAGGLGAAEASIAAVEEKLRVTPFVAPERGELADLGLGATELAAAARLGRLLRLPDDVVLLPDAPARAMRVLAGLEQPFTLSAARQALGTTRRAAVPLLEHLDGRGWTRRVDGSLREVVR from the coding sequence GTGCACGTGCGTCCGCTCGGTGCCGGGTTCGCTCGGCTGACCTCGGGGGTGGTCCTGCCGTGGCGGGTCGCCGACCGGGCGATCCTGCGCGACCCGGGCAGCCGCCGGTTGTGGTCCGCGCGCGTCGTGGACGTCGACCCGCTCCCGCTGTCCCGGCGGGGCGCGGCGGGCCGGCGCGCCGAGGCGCTGTCCACCGGGGACCTGTCCGCCGTGCGGCTGCGGTCGCGGGGCGCCGACCGGGAGGAGGTGCTGGGCCGGCTGGGCCTGACCGCGCCGGCCGGCGCCGTCCGAGTGGGCGACTGGCTCGTGGACGGGACCACCCTGGCCGACTGGCAGGCGCGCCTCGTCGCGGCCGTCCGCGAGCACCACCGACGCGAGCCGTTGAGCGCCGGGATGCCGGTGGCCGAGGCGGCCCACCACCTCGGGCTGGCGGCGCACCTGCCGCCCTCGCTGGGGCAGGCGGCCGTGCGGGCGCTCATCGGGCCGGCCGGCCTGGCCCTGACGGACGGGACCGTCCACGACCCGGCCGCGGGAGGACTGGGCGCCGCGGAGGCGAGCATCGCGGCCGTGGAGGAGAAGCTGCGGGTGACCCCCTTCGTCGCCCCGGAGCGCGGTGAGCTGGCCGACCTCGGTCTCGGGGCCACCGAGCTCGCCGCCGCGGCCCGGCTCGGCCGGCTGCTGCGCCTGCCCGACGACGTCGTCCTGCTGCCCGACGCACCGGCACGGGCCATGCGGGTGCTCGCCGGGCTGGAGCAGCCCTTCACCCTCAGCGCAGCGAGGCAGGCCCTCGGCACCACCCGGCGGGCCGCGGTGCCGTTGTTGGAGCACCTCGACGGGCGCGGCTGGACCCGGCGGGTCGACGGAAGCCTGCGCGAGGTCGTGCGCTAG
- a CDS encoding aminotransferase class V-fold PLP-dependent enzyme, translating to MDGDGLGEALDAAAKHAAAWLDSVPERRVPASATVDEVLATLTTELPAGPSTPLQVIEELQHACDPGLTAMPSGRFFGFVIGGTHPAALAADWLVSAWDQNAGMRQVTPATSAVEELASRWVLDLLGLPDDAGVGFVTGATTANFTCLAAARDSLLRARDWDVGARGLAGGPAVRVLAGEEAHMSVDLALRYLGLGRPDTVAADEEGRMRPDALRAALADAPAVPTIVVLQAGNIHSGAFDPFTDLVTAAHEAGAWVHVDGAFGLFAAASSTHRHLTSGMAAADSWATDAHKTLNVPYDCGIALVRDARALRAAMGHEPAPYLITDAAGDPYEKVPEMSRRARSVPVWAVLRALGRQGVEDLVDGLVDRARAFAAGLADVPGATVLNDVVFTQVTAALEDDETTSRTVEAVLRDGAVWISGSRWHGRVVLRASMSNWSTTPADVDAAVDAAVDAVRRARASLT from the coding sequence ATGGACGGGGACGGCCTGGGGGAGGCCCTCGACGCGGCTGCGAAACACGCCGCGGCGTGGCTCGACAGCGTCCCCGAGCGCCGGGTCCCGGCGAGTGCGACCGTCGACGAGGTGCTGGCGACCCTCACCACGGAGCTGCCGGCGGGACCGAGCACGCCCCTGCAGGTCATCGAGGAGCTCCAGCACGCGTGCGATCCCGGACTGACGGCGATGCCGAGTGGCCGCTTCTTCGGATTCGTCATCGGCGGCACGCACCCCGCGGCACTGGCCGCCGACTGGCTGGTCAGCGCCTGGGACCAGAACGCCGGCATGCGACAGGTGACCCCGGCAACCTCGGCCGTCGAGGAGCTCGCATCCCGGTGGGTCCTCGATCTCCTGGGCCTGCCGGATGACGCGGGCGTCGGATTCGTGACGGGGGCCACCACCGCCAACTTCACGTGCCTCGCAGCCGCGAGGGACTCGCTCCTGCGGGCTCGCGACTGGGATGTGGGTGCACGGGGTCTCGCCGGTGGCCCTGCCGTGCGCGTGCTCGCGGGGGAGGAGGCGCACATGAGTGTGGACCTCGCCCTGCGCTACCTCGGGTTGGGCCGGCCCGACACGGTGGCGGCCGACGAGGAGGGCCGGATGCGACCCGACGCCCTGCGGGCCGCGCTCGCGGACGCTCCAGCGGTCCCGACGATCGTGGTCCTGCAGGCGGGCAACATCCACTCGGGAGCGTTCGACCCGTTCACGGACCTGGTGACCGCGGCGCACGAGGCGGGAGCCTGGGTGCACGTCGACGGCGCGTTCGGACTCTTCGCCGCGGCCTCGTCGACGCACCGGCACCTGACCTCCGGCATGGCTGCCGCCGACTCCTGGGCCACCGACGCCCACAAGACACTCAACGTCCCCTACGACTGCGGCATCGCACTCGTGCGTGATGCCCGGGCTCTGCGTGCGGCCATGGGCCACGAGCCGGCTCCGTACCTCATCACCGACGCGGCCGGGGACCCCTACGAGAAGGTGCCGGAGATGTCGCGCCGGGCTCGGTCCGTGCCTGTGTGGGCCGTGCTGCGCGCCCTGGGGCGACAGGGCGTCGAGGACCTCGTCGATGGGCTCGTCGATCGTGCCCGTGCCTTCGCCGCAGGGCTCGCCGACGTGCCAGGCGCGACCGTCCTCAACGACGTCGTCTTCACGCAGGTGACTGCGGCGCTGGAGGACGACGAGACGACCTCGAGGACGGTCGAGGCAGTCCTTCGCGACGGTGCCGTCTGGATATCGGGGTCCCGCTGGCACGGTCGCGTGGTGCTGAGGGCGTCGATGAGCAACTGGTCGACCACGCCGGCCGATGTCGACGCCGCCGTCGACGCCGCCGTCGACGCGGTGAGGCGGGCTCGGGCGTCGCTCACCTGA
- the selA gene encoding L-seryl-tRNA(Sec) selenium transferase, which yields MTTIDPRRAIPRTDALLAEPPFVAAATRLGRSTVRAVVNRAQDRARRGEIAPGDVAATALAGLPTRASSLTPLLNATGVVIHTNIGRAPLSPSAVEAIVDAAGYVDVEMDLASGARSRRGAGALAALREAVPEVGDALVVNNGAAALVLATTALAAGKEVIVSRGEMIEIGDGFRLPDLIASTGARLREVGTTNRTHQRDYLDAIGPETGCILKAHPSNFRVDGFTTAVGYEELRDAVRPDGSPVPLVADIGSGLLAPDPLLPDEPDASTALRQGATIVTASGDKLLGGPQAGLVLGDADVVASLRRHPLARALRIDKLTIAALEATVRGPAPPVAAALHARADALLPRVERLAAALGRGVVPVEGRVGGGGAPGVPLPGWAVEIPVAAVERLRTPPPGTPAVLARVDEGRGLIDLRCIPADHDGDVEAAVRIALRDGSDAVTGADERPGLP from the coding sequence GTGACCACGATCGACCCTCGTCGGGCGATCCCCCGCACGGACGCGCTCCTGGCCGAGCCCCCCTTCGTCGCCGCCGCCACGCGACTGGGCCGCTCCACGGTGCGCGCCGTCGTCAACCGCGCCCAGGACCGCGCCCGCCGCGGTGAGATCGCCCCGGGGGACGTGGCGGCCACCGCCCTGGCCGGCCTCCCGACCCGGGCCTCGTCCCTCACTCCGCTGCTCAACGCGACCGGCGTGGTCATCCACACCAACATCGGGCGGGCGCCCCTGTCCCCCAGTGCCGTCGAGGCGATCGTCGACGCCGCCGGCTACGTGGACGTCGAGATGGACCTGGCCTCGGGCGCGCGCAGCCGGCGTGGTGCCGGGGCACTCGCCGCCCTGCGCGAGGCCGTGCCCGAGGTCGGTGACGCGCTCGTCGTCAACAACGGCGCCGCCGCGCTCGTCCTCGCGACGACCGCCCTCGCCGCGGGCAAGGAGGTCATCGTCTCCCGCGGGGAGATGATCGAGATCGGCGACGGCTTCCGCCTGCCGGACCTCATCGCCTCGACCGGCGCCCGGCTGCGCGAGGTGGGCACGACCAACCGCACCCACCAGCGCGACTACCTCGACGCGATCGGCCCGGAGACCGGATGCATCCTCAAGGCGCACCCGAGCAACTTCCGGGTCGACGGCTTCACCACGGCGGTCGGGTACGAGGAGCTGCGTGACGCGGTGCGCCCGGACGGCTCGCCCGTCCCGCTCGTCGCCGACATCGGCTCCGGCCTGCTGGCCCCCGACCCGCTCCTGCCCGACGAGCCCGACGCGAGCACCGCGCTACGACAGGGCGCGACGATCGTCACCGCGAGCGGCGACAAGCTGCTCGGCGGCCCCCAGGCGGGCCTGGTCCTCGGTGACGCCGACGTCGTCGCGTCCCTGCGCCGCCACCCGCTCGCCCGGGCGCTGCGGATCGACAAGCTGACCATCGCCGCGCTCGAGGCGACGGTGCGCGGGCCGGCCCCACCGGTGGCGGCCGCACTCCACGCGCGCGCCGACGCGCTGCTCCCCCGGGTCGAGCGCCTGGCCGCCGCGCTCGGCCGCGGCGTCGTGCCCGTCGAGGGACGGGTCGGTGGCGGCGGCGCCCCCGGGGTGCCGCTGCCCGGCTGGGCGGTCGAGATCCCCGTCGCCGCGGTCGAGCGACTGCGCACCCCGCCTCCCGGCACCCCGGCCGTGCTCGCCCGGGTCGACGAGGGCCGCGGCCTGATCGACCTGCGCTGCATCCCCGCCGACCACGACGGCGACGTGGAGGCGGCGGTGCGCATCGCCCTTCGCGATGGGTCCGACGCGGTGACCGGGGCCGACGAGCGGCCCGGTCTGCCATGA
- a CDS encoding GTP-binding protein translates to MRRVLATAGHVDHGKSTLVRALTGRDPDRLAQERRRGLTIELGYAWTTLPSGAEVAFVDVPGHQRFVGTMLSGLGPAPTVVFVVAADQGWQAQSSEHLAAVHALGITDGLLVLTRCDLADAEQRAEVRSQATRRLAAAGLDVPVCEVSAVTGEGLESVREGLDALVDRMPTPDPDAPVRLWGDRSFSISGAGTVITGTLGAGTLRSGDRLTLLDHGTAREVTVRGLHSQDSAREQVGPVSRVAVNLRGVEADTVGRSLVLLTPDAFEPADVVDVALTPVDGDEGVAPAGRTAHPRRWRRCTWGRRTPACTCVRSVPGSLG, encoded by the coding sequence ATGAGGCGGGTACTGGCCACGGCCGGGCACGTCGACCACGGCAAGTCCACCCTCGTGCGGGCCCTGACCGGACGCGACCCGGACCGGTTGGCGCAGGAGCGTCGGCGCGGCCTGACGATCGAGCTCGGCTACGCGTGGACGACGCTGCCGAGCGGGGCCGAGGTCGCCTTCGTCGACGTGCCGGGCCATCAACGCTTCGTCGGCACGATGCTCTCGGGGCTCGGGCCCGCGCCGACGGTGGTCTTCGTCGTCGCCGCGGACCAGGGGTGGCAGGCCCAGAGCAGCGAGCACCTCGCCGCGGTCCACGCGCTCGGGATCACCGACGGGCTGCTCGTGCTCACCCGGTGCGACCTCGCCGACGCCGAGCAGCGGGCGGAGGTGCGCTCCCAGGCGACCAGGCGACTCGCGGCGGCCGGCCTCGACGTGCCGGTCTGCGAGGTCTCCGCCGTGACCGGCGAGGGCCTGGAGTCGGTGCGTGAGGGGTTGGACGCGCTCGTCGACCGCATGCCGACGCCCGACCCCGACGCGCCGGTGCGGCTGTGGGGCGACCGGTCCTTCTCCATCTCCGGGGCGGGGACGGTCATCACCGGCACCCTCGGCGCGGGCACCCTGCGCAGCGGCGACCGGCTGACCCTCCTCGACCACGGCACCGCCCGCGAGGTGACCGTACGCGGTCTGCACAGCCAGGACTCCGCCCGCGAGCAGGTCGGTCCGGTCTCCCGGGTCGCGGTCAACCTCCGCGGGGTGGAGGCCGACACCGTGGGCCGATCGCTCGTCCTGCTCACCCCGGACGCCTTCGAGCCGGCCGATGTCGTCGACGTCGCCCTGACCCCCGTCGACGGGGACGAAGGGGTCGCCCCGGCCGGCCGGACCGCTCACCCCCGCAGGTGGCGACGCTGCACGTGGGGTCGGCGGACGCCAGCGTGCACGTGCGTCCGCTCGGTGCCGGGTTCGCTCGGCTGA
- a CDS encoding VOC family protein, with amino-acid sequence MLRLSPKLVVDDGPGGADRAIDFYREVLGAEVDVRHVMGAAVVFARLLLPGGGELHVKDADGVDPGPPAGGGGHIVDVVCADPDAVVARAVGHGAEVLFAVDDQPYGSRQGRFRDPFGHQWIVGTPIAMSEEAVQDALDAWAGDSRG; translated from the coding sequence GTGTTGCGACTGTCCCCCAAGCTCGTCGTCGACGACGGCCCCGGCGGCGCCGACCGGGCGATCGACTTCTACCGCGAGGTGCTCGGCGCCGAGGTGGACGTCCGCCACGTCATGGGCGCGGCGGTCGTCTTCGCCCGGCTGCTGCTCCCCGGTGGTGGCGAGCTGCACGTCAAGGACGCCGACGGGGTCGACCCCGGCCCGCCGGCGGGAGGTGGCGGGCACATCGTCGATGTCGTCTGCGCCGACCCGGACGCCGTCGTCGCCCGAGCGGTCGGCCATGGCGCCGAGGTGCTGTTCGCGGTGGACGACCAGCCCTACGGCTCGCGGCAGGGGCGCTTCCGGGACCCCTTCGGGCACCAGTGGATCGTCGGTACCCCCATCGCGATGAGCGAGGAGGCGGTGCAGGACGCCCTCGACGCCTGGGCGGGCGACTCGAGGGGCTAG
- a CDS encoding DUF952 domain-containing protein, translating into MTLQHIALESDWQAAQAAGRYPVSTRGQLIADVGFMHCSTPEQTAGVRERFYSDVTEPLLLLTLDEPALAAHGLEVRREPPAPGVAELFPHVYGGDLPVECVAGVRVLR; encoded by the coding sequence ATGACGCTCCAACACATCGCCCTCGAGTCCGACTGGCAGGCCGCGCAGGCGGCGGGCCGCTACCCGGTCTCGACGCGGGGGCAGCTGATCGCGGACGTCGGGTTCATGCACTGCAGCACTCCCGAGCAGACCGCGGGTGTGCGCGAGCGCTTCTACTCCGACGTCACCGAGCCGCTGCTGCTGCTCACCCTCGACGAGCCCGCGCTCGCGGCGCACGGACTCGAGGTGCGAAGGGAGCCGCCGGCGCCGGGAGTTGCCGAGCTCTTCCCGCACGTCTACGGCGGGGACCTGCCGGTGGAGTGCGTGGCCGGGGTCCGCGTCCTGCGCTGA
- a CDS encoding VOC family protein, giving the protein MFTGISHHSVYVLDQEEALAFYCGTLGFEVSADVDLGFMRWLTIALPSQPDRHIMLEVPGPPFVDDATSAQLRDLLTKGALGAAAILTTDDCRATYEAMRAKGVEFTEEPTERPYGIDCALRDPFGNHVRITQPATGPVTAADFAQEGTGA; this is encoded by the coding sequence ATGTTCACCGGAATCAGCCACCACTCCGTCTACGTCCTCGACCAGGAGGAGGCGCTCGCCTTCTACTGCGGCACCCTCGGCTTCGAGGTCAGTGCCGATGTCGACCTGGGCTTCATGCGCTGGCTCACCATCGCGCTGCCCTCCCAGCCCGACCGCCACATCATGCTCGAGGTGCCGGGTCCTCCCTTCGTCGACGACGCGACCTCCGCCCAGCTGCGCGATCTGCTCACCAAGGGCGCGCTCGGCGCCGCGGCGATCCTCACGACCGACGACTGCCGGGCCACCTACGAGGCCATGCGGGCGAAGGGGGTGGAGTTCACCGAGGAGCCGACCGAGCGGCCGTACGGCATCGACTGCGCCCTGCGGGACCCCTTCGGCAACCACGTGCGCATCACCCAGCCCGCGACCGGCCCGGTGACCGCCGCGGACTTCGCGCAGGAGGGCACCGGTGCCTGA
- the ybaK gene encoding Cys-tRNA(Pro) deacylase — translation MGKRTRTGGATPALRVLTTAGVDFTEHPYEHDPAAQSYGLEAAEAIGVAPERVYKTLLAQTDLPANHGLVVGIVPVTGQLDLKALAAAVGAKKATMADPALAERTTGYVVGGISPLGQKRALPTVVDESALAHGTVFVSGGRRGLDLELPPSDLVALTSATVADIVRA, via the coding sequence ATGGGCAAGAGGACGAGGACCGGTGGCGCCACCCCCGCGCTGCGGGTGCTGACGACAGCCGGCGTCGACTTCACCGAGCACCCCTACGAGCACGACCCGGCGGCGCAGTCCTACGGGCTGGAGGCGGCGGAGGCGATCGGGGTCGCGCCCGAGCGGGTGTACAAGACGCTCCTCGCGCAGACGGACCTGCCGGCGAACCACGGCCTCGTCGTCGGCATCGTCCCGGTGACCGGCCAGCTCGACCTCAAGGCGCTGGCGGCCGCGGTCGGCGCCAAGAAGGCCACCATGGCCGACCCCGCGCTCGCCGAGCGGACCACCGGGTACGTCGTCGGTGGGATCAGCCCGCTCGGCCAGAAGCGCGCCCTTCCCACGGTCGTCGACGAGTCGGCGCTGGCACACGGCACGGTCTTCGTCAGTGGCGGGCGACGCGGCCTCGACCTGGAGCTGCCCCCGTCGGACCTCGTGGCGCTCACCTCGGCCACTGTCGCCGACATCGTCAGGGCCTGA
- a CDS encoding protein adenylyltransferase SelO, protein MRWPFDNTFVRDLGWLGARVDPVPVRAPELLALNDDLAVELGLAPAGLRSPEGVAVLAGNALAEGSEPIAQGYAGHQFGQLTPVLGDGRAHLLGEVVDTHGRRRDIALKGSGRTPFSRGGDGRAVTGPVLREYLVSEFMHAAGVPTTRALAAVATGEQVLRGRPLPGAVLTRVAASHLRVGTLVLLATRGSREQLAAAVEHVRARHYPELPPHDPMALLSAVVERQARLVAQWMSLGFIHGVMNTDNMTLSGETIDYGPCAFLDAYDPETFFSSVDAMGRYRYSAQPSMAVWGLARLAECLLPLADGEPDALMTEAQERVEAFAGIHEQAWLDRFRIKLGLVRVGSEDRELVEDLLMIAKAESLDFTGLFRDLARVLRREQTPTLDRVEDTSRWEAWRERWLTRLEGEGKPVRSSAEIMDETNPLYIPRNHLVEEALAAAHAGDLTPFEQLLEVLRSPFVEQEGRERYAEPADPAFTRGYVTYCGT, encoded by the coding sequence ATGAGGTGGCCCTTCGACAACACCTTCGTCCGTGACCTCGGCTGGCTCGGGGCGCGGGTCGACCCGGTCCCGGTGCGCGCTCCCGAGCTGCTCGCCCTCAACGATGACCTCGCCGTCGAGCTCGGCCTCGCCCCTGCCGGGCTCCGCTCCCCGGAGGGGGTGGCGGTCCTCGCGGGCAACGCCCTCGCCGAGGGCTCGGAGCCGATCGCCCAGGGCTACGCCGGGCACCAGTTCGGACAGCTCACCCCGGTGCTCGGCGACGGCCGCGCGCACCTGCTCGGCGAGGTCGTCGACACCCACGGCCGTCGCCGGGACATCGCGCTCAAGGGGTCGGGACGCACCCCCTTCTCCCGGGGCGGTGACGGGCGCGCGGTCACCGGCCCGGTGCTGCGGGAGTACCTCGTCTCGGAGTTCATGCACGCCGCCGGGGTCCCGACGACCCGGGCCCTGGCCGCCGTCGCGACCGGTGAGCAGGTCCTGCGCGGGCGTCCCCTCCCCGGAGCGGTCCTCACTCGCGTCGCCGCCTCGCACCTGCGGGTCGGCACCCTCGTCCTCCTCGCCACCCGGGGCAGCCGCGAGCAGCTCGCCGCCGCCGTCGAGCACGTCCGCGCCCGGCACTACCCCGAGCTGCCACCGCACGACCCGATGGCACTGCTGTCCGCGGTCGTCGAGCGCCAGGCCCGGCTCGTCGCGCAGTGGATGTCCCTCGGCTTCATCCACGGCGTGATGAACACCGACAACATGACCCTCTCCGGCGAGACGATCGACTACGGCCCCTGCGCCTTCCTCGACGCCTACGACCCGGAGACCTTTTTCAGCAGCGTGGACGCGATGGGCCGCTACCGCTACTCCGCGCAGCCGTCGATGGCGGTGTGGGGCCTTGCCCGCCTGGCCGAGTGCCTGCTGCCGCTGGCCGACGGCGAGCCGGATGCCCTCATGACCGAGGCGCAAGAGCGGGTCGAGGCCTTCGCGGGGATCCACGAGCAGGCGTGGTTGGACCGCTTCCGCATCAAGCTCGGGCTCGTCCGGGTGGGCAGCGAGGACCGCGAGCTCGTCGAGGACCTGCTGATGATCGCGAAGGCGGAGTCGCTGGACTTCACGGGCCTCTTCCGGGACCTGGCCCGGGTCCTGCGCCGGGAGCAGACCCCGACCCTGGACCGCGTCGAGGACACGTCGCGCTGGGAGGCGTGGCGGGAGCGGTGGCTGACCCGCCTCGAGGGGGAAGGCAAGCCGGTCCGGTCCAGCGCCGAGATCATGGACGAGACCAACCCTCTCTACATCCCGCGCAACCACCTCGTCGAGGAGGCCCTGGCCGCGGCGCACGCGGGGGACCTCACCCCCTTCGAGCAGCTCCTCGAGGTGCTCCGCTCCCCCTTCGTCGAGCAGGAGGGACGGGAGCGCTACGCCGAGCCCGCCGACCCCGCCTTCACCCGCGGCTACGTGACCTACTGCGGGACCTAG